In the genome of Kitasatospora cathayae, one region contains:
- a CDS encoding VC0807 family protein yields the protein MIALGLVLSALTGDPRALLVREAWTGMLGGLIGVWLLASVLYGRPALMVIFRSFVLVKAGEDGLRAWEGRWGEGAGFRHSLRVLTAVWGVASLLNAFAQLAFAYLQPTDRLAAALATRTTATSTTDFLTTALPPRPDHRPIEEETPMTASRPASWPSPLEPALTRRIYAVRRREAARPAVRAVFEALADATAAEVPS from the coding sequence ATGATCGCTCTCGGGCTGGTGCTCTCCGCGCTCACCGGCGACCCGCGCGCACTGCTGGTCCGCGAGGCGTGGACGGGGATGCTCGGCGGCCTGATCGGGGTCTGGCTGCTGGCCTCGGTGCTCTACGGGCGGCCTGCGCTGATGGTGATCTTCCGCTCGTTCGTCCTGGTCAAGGCGGGTGAGGACGGCCTGCGGGCGTGGGAGGGGCGCTGGGGCGAGGGCGCCGGCTTCCGGCACAGTCTGCGGGTGCTCACGGCCGTCTGGGGTGTCGCGAGCCTGCTGAACGCGTTCGCTCAGCTCGCCTTCGCCTACCTGCAGCCGACCGACCGGCTCGCCGCCGCACTGGCCACCCGCACCACCGCAACCTCCACCACCGACTTCCTCACCACCGCCCTCCCTCCACGCCCTGACCATCGGCCCATCGAGGAGGAAACCCCGATGACCGCCTCCCGCCCGGCGTCGTGGCCCTCCCCCCTCGAGCCCGCCCTCACCCGGCGCATCTACGCGGTACGGCGGCGGGAGGCCGCCCGCCCCGCCGTCCGGGCGGTCTTCGAGGCGCTGGCCGATGCCACCGCCGCCGAAGTACCGTCCTGA
- a CDS encoding IS1182 family transposase → MSMGGGSGREVPEETRVVARAAFPKGCLAMRVRDSLGPLFDDEVFRSAFGVRGRPGVSPGQLALVCVLQFAENLTDRQAAHAVRARIDWKYLLGLELAHPGFDFTVLTGFRDRLLAHGLEERILDLLLERLAELKLVAAGGRQRTDSTHVLAVVRNLNRLEFVGETLRAALEAIAVSAPGWLTSWMDPSWQDRYGARVDSYRLPSEEAKRVQLTWRIAADGYLLLEAVVSPSAPGWLREIPAVATLRTVWLQQFKRTVIDGVQEVAWRGKDDLPPRRVRITSPYDPDSRNAVKRGSAWDGYKVHFSETCDAPEVGRPHLVTHVVTTDATAGDPVVVDQIHDRLDDKGLLPAEHYMDADYISAELLLTAPTEYGVRVIGPVRPNTTRQTVQANGFGKASFAINWTERHAICPNSAVSRYWTEGLDNNQRPAIRIRFATETCAPCPVRDQCTSSTRYGRQLTIRPQEQDAVLERLRAEQATDEWKDRYAVRAGVEGTIHQAIAATGVRQTRYIGLRKTHLAHVLTATAINLIRLDAWWNEKPLAHTRTSHLAALDLAA, encoded by the coding sequence ATGTCGATGGGTGGCGGTTCGGGCCGGGAGGTTCCCGAGGAAACACGGGTGGTCGCTCGCGCGGCGTTTCCGAAGGGGTGCCTGGCGATGCGGGTCCGGGACTCGCTCGGCCCATTGTTTGACGACGAGGTCTTTCGATCGGCCTTCGGTGTCCGTGGCCGTCCTGGGGTCTCGCCCGGACAGCTGGCGCTGGTGTGCGTGCTGCAGTTCGCTGAGAACCTGACTGACCGGCAGGCCGCCCACGCGGTCCGGGCCAGGATCGACTGGAAGTACCTGTTGGGCCTCGAATTGGCCCATCCGGGCTTCGACTTCACCGTGCTGACCGGGTTCCGGGACCGGCTCCTGGCCCACGGCCTGGAGGAGAGGATTCTGGATCTTCTGCTGGAGCGACTGGCCGAACTGAAACTGGTCGCGGCAGGAGGCCGGCAGCGCACCGACTCCACCCATGTCCTCGCTGTGGTAAGGAACTTGAATCGTCTGGAGTTCGTGGGCGAGACCCTTCGGGCGGCACTGGAGGCGATCGCCGTCTCGGCGCCCGGATGGCTCACCTCCTGGATGGATCCCTCATGGCAGGACCGCTACGGGGCAAGAGTGGACTCCTATCGCCTGCCGAGCGAGGAGGCCAAGCGGGTCCAGCTCACCTGGCGCATCGCGGCTGACGGATACCTCCTACTCGAAGCCGTGGTGTCTCCTTCGGCTCCGGGCTGGCTGCGGGAGATCCCTGCTGTCGCCACCCTGCGGACTGTATGGCTGCAGCAGTTCAAGCGCACGGTGATCGACGGAGTGCAGGAGGTGGCATGGCGGGGGAAAGACGATCTCCCGCCCAGAAGAGTCAGGATCACCTCACCCTATGACCCGGACTCCCGCAACGCGGTGAAGCGCGGATCGGCATGGGACGGTTACAAGGTCCACTTCAGCGAGACCTGCGACGCCCCCGAAGTCGGCCGTCCACACCTGGTCACCCATGTCGTCACCACGGACGCCACGGCGGGTGACCCGGTCGTCGTCGACCAGATCCACGACCGCCTCGACGACAAGGGCCTGCTGCCCGCCGAACACTACATGGACGCCGACTACATCTCCGCCGAGCTCCTGCTGACCGCCCCGACCGAGTACGGAGTGCGCGTCATCGGCCCGGTCAGACCCAACACGACCCGCCAGACGGTGCAGGCCAATGGCTTCGGTAAGGCATCGTTCGCCATCAACTGGACTGAGCGGCATGCAATTTGTCCCAACAGTGCCGTCAGCCGGTACTGGACCGAAGGACTCGACAACAACCAGCGACCTGCGATCCGCATCCGCTTCGCCACCGAGACGTGCGCTCCTTGCCCGGTACGCGACCAGTGCACCAGCTCCACCCGTTACGGTCGGCAGCTCACCATCCGCCCGCAGGAACAAGACGCCGTTCTCGAGCGCCTCCGAGCCGAGCAGGCCACCGACGAGTGGAAGGACCGGTACGCGGTCCGCGCGGGTGTCGAAGGCACGATCCACCAGGCCATCGCGGCCACCGGCGTGCGCCAGACCCGCTACATCGGCCTGCGAAAGACTCATCTGGCGCACGTCTTGACGGCCACAGCCATCAACCTCATCCGTCTTGACGCCTGGTGGAACGAAAAGCCACTCGCCCACACCCGGACATCACACCTCGCAGCACTCGACCTCGCCGCATAG
- a CDS encoding variant leucine-rich repeat-containing protein, with product MEEQRPCNTVFTPGCERMLQAPAWYHADEWIVDYGRRTGPRLREDLPERLLRTLAASPASDVRVAVLAHPGTPSDLVDQMLDDPVSDVRRSAVGRTSDIAALRSAARDEWQIRAAVASNPSTPADLLEELARDPDQQVRVFVILNPAVPPKLVNAAALSRQDHVRWWALYRTTNRKLMRAAAMSASTENRSWLAGNPNLPLDVLTALAEDPSRGVRRKVAANPACPPELRQRLEAALDPGHAAFAADRQD from the coding sequence ATGGAAGAACAGCGGCCCTGCAACACCGTCTTCACACCAGGCTGCGAACGGATGCTCCAGGCCCCCGCGTGGTACCACGCGGACGAGTGGATCGTTGACTACGGCCGGCGAACCGGCCCGCGTCTCCGGGAGGACCTGCCGGAACGCCTTCTGCGCACCCTGGCGGCCAGCCCGGCCTCCGACGTCCGCGTCGCGGTGCTCGCCCATCCCGGTACACCCTCCGATTTGGTGGACCAGATGCTCGACGATCCGGTCTCGGACGTGCGGCGCAGTGCCGTCGGCCGGACCAGCGACATAGCGGCCCTGCGGTCGGCGGCTCGCGACGAGTGGCAGATCCGCGCCGCCGTGGCCTCGAACCCCAGTACGCCCGCCGACCTTCTGGAGGAGCTCGCACGCGACCCGGACCAGCAGGTGCGGGTCTTTGTCATCCTCAACCCGGCAGTGCCACCCAAGCTGGTCAACGCCGCGGCGCTCAGTAGGCAGGACCACGTCCGCTGGTGGGCCCTGTACCGGACGACCAACCGGAAGCTGATGCGGGCTGCGGCCATGTCCGCCTCCACAGAGAACCGGAGCTGGCTGGCCGGCAACCCGAACCTCCCGCTCGATGTGCTCACGGCGCTCGCCGAAGACCCATCGCGCGGGGTCCGCCGCAAAGTGGCCGCCAACCCCGCCTGCCCACCAGAACTCCGGCAGCGACTTGAGGCCGCCCTCGATCCAGGCCACGCCGCCTTCGCCGCCGACCGGCAGGATTGA
- a CDS encoding DUF7691 family protein translates to MSSSLSPFLINPTDARGLVGSRDEQLLQVIRDEFGDQLASSDDWFSSEIKDGAPTAYEALHAVVHGGPYSDNPEHAFQYGYAYKRLCALTGSHLDNSSFSPFRGTWLDVVDEGLQALRITAVSLAEFGYSSGMPDGIPYSYLPGCGVWTHEACLEALEQFEQTKRDNHAPPLEPEVVEAIADVLAWLRHAQARPGFGVIGFVS, encoded by the coding sequence ATGAGTTCCTCGCTGAGCCCCTTCCTGATCAACCCCACGGACGCCCGCGGTCTCGTCGGCTCCCGCGACGAGCAGCTGCTCCAGGTCATCCGCGACGAGTTCGGCGACCAGCTCGCCTCCTCCGATGACTGGTTCTCCTCCGAGATCAAGGACGGCGCTCCCACCGCGTACGAGGCACTGCACGCGGTGGTTCACGGCGGCCCCTACTCGGACAACCCGGAGCACGCCTTCCAGTACGGCTACGCCTACAAGCGCCTGTGCGCCCTGACCGGCAGTCACCTCGACAACTCCAGCTTCTCTCCGTTCCGCGGGACCTGGCTGGACGTCGTCGACGAGGGCCTTCAGGCGCTGCGGATCACCGCGGTCTCCCTTGCGGAGTTCGGCTACAGCTCCGGCATGCCCGACGGGATCCCGTACTCCTACCTGCCGGGCTGCGGCGTGTGGACGCACGAAGCCTGCCTGGAGGCGCTGGAGCAGTTCGAGCAGACCAAGCGGGACAATCACGCCCCGCCACTGGAGCCCGAAGTCGTCGAGGCCATTGCCGACGTCCTCGCCTGGCTTCGCCACGCGCAGGCCCGCCCCGGATTCGGCGTCATCGGCTTCGTCTCCTGA
- a CDS encoding SigE family RNA polymerase sigma factor, which yields MKSARENEYVEFVAARAKALYRSAYVLAAGDAHLAEDLVQETLSRVYVHWKRVSGADNPAAYAQTVLVRTFLSLRRRRSSTERPVGNLPDGAASGPDTALRLTLLDALGQLPPRDRAVLLLRYWEDRSIEETAQMLRLSSSAVRSQGTRAIGRLRALLGDSLSDLVPH from the coding sequence GTGAAATCTGCACGGGAGAACGAGTACGTGGAGTTCGTGGCGGCGAGGGCGAAGGCGCTGTACCGCTCGGCGTACGTCCTCGCGGCCGGCGATGCGCATCTTGCCGAGGACCTGGTCCAGGAGACCCTCAGCCGGGTGTACGTGCACTGGAAGCGGGTGTCCGGTGCGGACAACCCGGCGGCCTACGCGCAGACGGTTCTGGTCCGTACGTTCCTCAGCTTGCGGCGTCGGCGCAGCAGTACGGAGCGTCCCGTCGGGAACCTGCCCGACGGCGCCGCGTCCGGGCCGGACACCGCGCTGCGGCTCACCCTGCTGGACGCGCTCGGTCAACTGCCGCCCCGCGACCGGGCGGTGCTTCTGCTGCGTTACTGGGAGGACCGCAGCATCGAGGAGACCGCGCAGATGCTCAGGTTGAGCAGCAGCGCGGTCCGCTCCCAGGGCACCCGGGCGATCGGCAGGCTGCGTGCGCTGCTCGGCGACAGCCTGTCGGACCTGGTTCCGCACTGA
- a CDS encoding peptidoglycan-binding protein — protein sequence MSTLLSTRRRLSLGLALAAALTGVGAYTATGASATAAPAPIPLTSSACPADLQQGEADGCVTQLQLELNLTGSQLTVDGQFGSATGTAVQTFQASHSLTPDGIVGPATKSALDAAAAAASGTVDLRTQCGDLRTGATGACVSTLQTMLNTFHAGRLTVDGQFGPATDTAVRDFQATHALTIDGTVGTAVKNALYTSTPAPLPSGAVDPAKVLNAAKSYLGVSYVWGGGHSLRGEGPGPSLGTCDQYSGPQPCAANTTTGLDCSGLVRAAFWFGAGIDLANGGGTTEQTLDSHLTPITESQRRPGDVEYFGTDAHNTVHVVLYAGTDPTTGADMMYEAKETNSNVHYVTLTTGGYWYHVSA from the coding sequence GTGAGTACCCTCCTGTCCACCCGGCGCCGGTTGTCGCTGGGCCTGGCCCTGGCGGCCGCGCTGACGGGCGTCGGCGCGTACACCGCCACGGGCGCGTCCGCCACGGCCGCGCCGGCCCCGATACCCCTGACTTCCTCGGCCTGCCCGGCCGACCTGCAGCAGGGTGAGGCCGACGGCTGCGTCACCCAGCTCCAGCTGGAGCTCAACCTGACCGGCTCCCAGCTCACGGTGGACGGGCAGTTCGGGTCGGCCACCGGCACGGCCGTGCAAACCTTCCAGGCCTCGCACTCCCTGACGCCCGACGGCATCGTGGGCCCGGCCACCAAGTCGGCGCTCGACGCGGCGGCGGCCGCGGCCTCCGGCACCGTGGACCTGCGCACCCAGTGCGGCGACCTGCGGACCGGCGCCACCGGCGCGTGCGTCTCGACCCTGCAGACGATGCTGAACACCTTCCACGCGGGCCGCCTGACCGTGGACGGGCAGTTCGGCCCGGCCACCGACACGGCCGTGCGCGACTTCCAGGCCACCCATGCCCTGACCATCGACGGCACCGTCGGCACGGCCGTCAAGAACGCCCTCTACACCAGCACCCCCGCCCCGCTGCCCAGCGGCGCCGTCGACCCCGCCAAGGTCCTGAACGCGGCGAAGTCCTACCTCGGCGTCTCCTACGTGTGGGGCGGCGGCCACTCCCTGCGCGGCGAGGGCCCCGGCCCGTCCCTGGGCACCTGCGACCAATACTCCGGGCCCCAGCCCTGCGCGGCCAACACCACCACAGGCCTGGACTGTTCGGGCCTGGTGCGCGCGGCCTTCTGGTTCGGCGCCGGCATCGACCTCGCCAATGGGGGCGGCACCACCGAGCAGACCCTGGACAGCCACCTCACCCCGATCACCGAGTCCCAGCGCCGCCCCGGCGACGTCGAGTACTTCGGCACCGACGCCCACAACACCGTGCACGTCGTCCTCTACGCCGGCACCGACCCCACCACCGGCGCCGACATGATGTACGAGGCGAAGGAAACGAACAGCAACGTCCACTACGTGACTCTGACCACCGGCGGCTACTGGTACCACGTCTCGGCCTGA
- a CDS encoding IS3 family transposase (programmed frameshift), whose translation MVMKVYSPEFKADAVALYLSEPGRTIRSVADDLGVNHETLRNWISAHRARQREGAESVPAAGSGAPIGSGTVLEQENKQLRARIRELELERDILRRAAKYFRRDELVMSRFQFVEDHRDAFGVKRLCRVLEVSRSGFYRWLAAAPAREARRQADDELADRIRAIHAETDGTYGSPRVTAELRHAGRRVNRKRVERVMRERGIVGVHLRRKVRTTVPEPSAVPVPDLLGRDFTAARPNTRYVGDITYLPIGDGQFLYLATVLDLCSKRLVGWSIADHMRTELVTDALKAAAAARDGSLDGAVFHSDNGSQYVSKEFADICRELGVTRSRGAVGTSADNAAAEAFNATLKRETLQGAKRWPGARAARLAVFRWITRYNTRRRHSALNYLSPIEFEQRSVTLALAA comes from the exons GTGGTGATGAAGGTGTACTCGCCGGAGTTCAAGGCGGACGCCGTGGCGCTGTACCTGTCGGAACCAGGACGCACGATCCGCTCGGTGGCCGATGATCTCGGGGTCAACCACGAGACCCTACGGAACTGGATCAGCGCCCACCGGGCCCGGCAGCGGGAGGGCGCCGAGAGCGTTCCGGCTGCCGGTTCGGGCGCCCCGATAGGCTCCGGCACCGTGTTGGAGCAAGAGAACAAGCAGCTCAGAGCCCGGATACGGGAGCTTGAGCTGGAGCGGGACATCCTGCGCCGGGCGGCGAAGTATTTC CGGAGAGACGAACTGGTGATGAGCCGCTTCCAGTTCGTTGAGGACCATCGAGACGCCTTCGGGGTGAAGCGGCTGTGTCGGGTGCTGGAGGTCTCGCGGTCCGGGTTCTACCGGTGGCTGGCCGCCGCGCCGGCCCGTGAGGCCCGCAGGCAGGCCGATGACGAGCTCGCCGATCGGATCCGCGCGATCCACGCCGAAACGGACGGCACCTATGGCAGCCCGCGGGTGACCGCCGAGCTGCGGCATGCCGGGCGCCGGGTCAACCGCAAGCGCGTCGAGCGGGTGATGCGCGAGCGGGGCATTGTCGGCGTGCACCTGCGCAGGAAGGTCCGCACCACTGTCCCCGAGCCCTCGGCGGTGCCGGTTCCGGACCTGCTGGGACGCGACTTCACCGCCGCTCGGCCGAACACCCGCTACGTCGGGGACATCACCTACCTCCCGATCGGCGACGGTCAATTCCTCTACCTGGCAACGGTGTTGGACCTGTGTTCCAAGCGCCTGGTGGGCTGGTCGATCGCCGATCACATGCGGACCGAGCTGGTCACCGACGCGCTCAAGGCGGCGGCCGCCGCCCGGGACGGAAGCCTGGACGGCGCGGTCTTCCACAGCGACAACGGGTCCCAGTACGTGTCCAAGGAATTCGCCGACATCTGCCGGGAGTTGGGCGTCACCAGGAGTCGCGGCGCGGTCGGTACGAGCGCGGACAACGCCGCCGCCGAGGCGTTCAACGCCACGCTGAAACGGGAGACCCTCCAAGGCGCGAAGCGTTGGCCTGGAGCCCGCGCCGCCCGCCTGGCGGTCTTCCGCTGGATCACCCGCTACAACACCCGCAGGAGGCACTCCGCGCTGAACTACCTCAGCCCGATCGAGTTCGAACAACGATCAGTTACGCTGGCACTCGCCGCATAG
- a CDS encoding IS481 family transposase, with protein MSHRNARLTVHGRRLLVERVRAGRPVAHVAAEMGISRTTAHKWVRRWRAEGEAGLHDRPSRPHTTPHRTPDAIEARICDLRRERKLGPARIGPIIGLPASTVHRILTRHGLNRLRWMDRPTGQVIRRYERERPGELVHVDIKKLGNIPDGGGHRVMDRQAGESNRHATTGLRTPSGTPKIGYSHIHTAVDDHTRLAYSEILPDERKETAVGFWQRAQDFFASLGITVERVLTDNGSCYKSHLWRDTLRASGIAHKRTRPYRPQTNGKVERFNRTLLDEWAYQRPYTSNQERAEALPDFLHRYNYHRCHTALGGQPPISRVNNPAGQYS; from the coding sequence GTGTCCCACCGTAACGCCCGCCTGACCGTGCACGGCAGGCGGCTCCTCGTCGAGCGCGTCCGAGCGGGACGGCCGGTCGCGCACGTGGCTGCCGAGATGGGAATCTCCCGCACCACCGCACACAAGTGGGTCCGACGGTGGCGCGCGGAGGGCGAGGCAGGCCTGCACGACCGCCCCAGCAGGCCGCACACCACCCCGCACCGCACCCCGGACGCGATCGAGGCCCGGATCTGCGACCTGCGACGGGAGCGCAAGCTAGGCCCCGCCCGGATCGGGCCGATCATCGGCCTGCCCGCCTCCACGGTTCACCGGATCCTCACCCGGCACGGCCTGAACCGGCTGCGGTGGATGGACCGGCCCACCGGACAGGTCATCCGCCGGTACGAACGCGAGCGCCCCGGCGAACTGGTCCACGTCGACATCAAGAAGCTCGGCAACATCCCCGACGGCGGCGGCCACCGCGTCATGGACCGCCAGGCCGGCGAGAGCAACCGCCACGCCACCACCGGCCTGCGGACCCCGAGCGGGACACCGAAGATCGGCTACAGCCACATCCACACCGCCGTCGACGACCACACCCGCCTGGCCTACAGCGAGATCCTTCCCGACGAACGCAAGGAGACCGCGGTCGGGTTCTGGCAGCGGGCCCAGGACTTCTTCGCCAGCCTGGGCATCACCGTCGAACGCGTCCTGACCGACAACGGTTCCTGCTACAAGTCGCACCTGTGGCGCGACACCCTGCGGGCATCGGGCATCGCCCACAAGCGCACCCGCCCCTACCGCCCGCAGACCAACGGCAAGGTCGAACGCTTCAACCGCACCCTGCTCGACGAGTGGGCCTACCAGCGCCCCTACACCAGCAACCAGGAACGAGCCGAAGCGCTGCCCGACTTCCTCCACCGCTACAACTACCATCGCTGCCACACCGCACTCGGAGGACAACCCCCGATCAGCCGCGTCAACAACCCTGCGGGTCAATACAGCTAG
- a CDS encoding IS1634 family transposase, protein MVERRLGALPASAEFLRRLDVAGIVDGLCPIREVAHLTHGQVIEVLIANRLSAPAPLVRVGDWAREWAVEEVFGIAPDLLGDDRLARALDAIAPHLDKLVGTVGAQAVTEFGIEVSRIHWDMTSMSLFGAYEDQDEQFPQARYGHPKDRRVDLKQIQAGLAVSGDGGIPLFHRVYDGGAGEVAQVVGAMKALRTMAGRRDFLLVADSKLVSHPNVTALLEAKVAFVAPAPASKVPHHVYVALDPDTATVVDYVPGRDAHKPADQREVYRVLEDTHTITSRRKSDPAHTLRRILVHSTGNARGQQSARAKRLARAAEDLDKLQRGAGGRFYGTAEKITARIGVIARARRVEDCLRTTITTDEAGRPALEWHFDQDVLDAQAAVDGWYALLTNLTPEQATAEEVFLRYKGQTVVERRYHDFKGPLAVAPVFLRHNRRITALITVICLALLVFCLIERQVRQALGPEQTMRGLYPDNRAVRPTGRMIFYHLASLMMRPGTATSPPVVLINRGVQAHLLELLGIDETRPRWLET, encoded by the coding sequence GTGGTGGAGAGGCGTCTGGGCGCTCTGCCTGCCTCTGCCGAGTTTCTGCGCCGGCTGGACGTGGCCGGGATCGTCGACGGGCTGTGCCCGATCCGCGAGGTCGCGCATCTCACGCACGGCCAGGTGATCGAGGTGTTGATCGCCAACCGTCTGTCCGCACCGGCGCCGCTGGTGCGGGTGGGCGACTGGGCCCGGGAATGGGCCGTGGAGGAGGTGTTCGGCATCGCCCCGGACCTGCTGGGCGATGACCGGCTCGCCCGCGCGCTGGACGCCATCGCGCCGCACCTGGACAAGCTGGTGGGCACGGTCGGCGCGCAGGCCGTCACGGAGTTCGGCATCGAGGTGTCCCGGATCCACTGGGACATGACCTCGATGTCCCTCTTCGGCGCCTACGAGGACCAGGACGAGCAGTTTCCACAGGCCAGGTACGGTCATCCCAAGGACCGCAGGGTCGATCTGAAGCAGATCCAGGCCGGCCTCGCGGTCAGTGGCGACGGCGGCATCCCGCTCTTCCACCGCGTCTACGACGGCGGCGCGGGCGAGGTCGCCCAGGTCGTCGGCGCGATGAAGGCCCTGCGCACGATGGCCGGCCGGCGGGACTTCCTGCTGGTGGCCGACTCCAAACTCGTGTCCCACCCGAACGTCACTGCCCTGCTGGAGGCGAAGGTCGCCTTCGTCGCGCCCGCCCCGGCCTCCAAGGTCCCCCACCACGTCTACGTCGCCCTGGACCCCGACACGGCGACGGTCGTGGACTACGTCCCCGGCCGTGACGCGCACAAGCCCGCTGATCAGCGGGAGGTCTACCGCGTCCTGGAGGACACCCACACCATCACCAGCCGTCGCAAAAGCGACCCGGCGCACACCCTGCGCAGGATTCTTGTCCACTCCACCGGTAACGCCCGCGGCCAGCAGAGCGCCCGCGCCAAACGCCTGGCCCGCGCGGCCGAGGACCTCGACAAGCTCCAACGCGGCGCCGGAGGACGCTTCTACGGCACGGCCGAGAAGATCACCGCACGGATCGGCGTGATCGCCCGCGCCCGCCGGGTCGAGGACTGCCTTCGCACCACCATCACCACCGACGAGGCCGGCCGGCCCGCCCTGGAATGGCACTTCGACCAGGACGTCCTCGACGCCCAGGCCGCCGTCGACGGCTGGTACGCACTACTGACCAACCTCACCCCCGAACAAGCCACCGCGGAAGAGGTCTTCCTGCGCTACAAAGGCCAAACCGTGGTCGAACGCCGCTACCACGACTTCAAGGGCCCACTCGCGGTCGCACCGGTCTTCCTCCGACACAACCGCCGCATCACCGCGCTGATCACCGTGATCTGCCTGGCCCTGCTGGTGTTCTGCCTCATCGAACGACAGGTCCGCCAAGCCCTCGGCCCCGAGCAGACCATGCGCGGCCTCTACCCCGACAACCGAGCCGTCCGCCCCACCGGACGCATGATCTTTTACCACCTGGCGAGCCTGATGATGCGGCCCGGCACCGCAACCAGCCCACCCGTCGTCCTCATCAACCGAGGAGTTCAAGCACACCTGCTCGAACTTCTCGGCATCGACGAAACCCGACCCCGCTGGCTGGAGACCTAA
- a CDS encoding transposase has translation MLVLWDRGFDGNDFLAAVHATGARIVGRINQRRRPPIGKALTDSSYLSAIGGVPVRVIEAQISIACSDGTDFAGSYRLVTTLLDARRYPADRLVRLYHERWEHESAYYALRHTVLDGRVLRSGDPVGVEQEMWALLVLYQLLRRAMVEAAESRPGTDPDRCGFTIAYQTARDLLIRAEGVLEQGMGAIGRRVLSALLPARRPRVSTRKVKSPISRYAERKLDGRPDTSQTVASVTITLLPPPPPHPELPATTVPQYVGPGKTSNRMARVLTMLQQEPERHWQAREIAELLGDVTLVTTYRQLTRWAEKGLIKKIRRGRYTAAATPAAPTLHPGRNP, from the coding sequence ATGCTGGTGCTGTGGGATCGCGGGTTCGACGGCAACGACTTCCTCGCCGCTGTCCACGCCACCGGCGCCCGGATCGTGGGCCGCATCAATCAGCGCCGCCGCCCGCCGATCGGAAAGGCCCTCACTGACTCCTCGTATCTGTCGGCCATCGGCGGCGTCCCGGTGCGCGTCATCGAGGCCCAGATCAGCATCGCCTGCTCGGACGGCACCGACTTTGCCGGCTCCTATCGGCTGGTGACCACCCTGCTGGATGCCCGCCGCTACCCCGCCGACCGTCTCGTGCGCCTCTACCACGAGCGCTGGGAACACGAGAGCGCCTACTACGCACTGCGTCACACCGTCCTCGACGGACGCGTCTTGCGCTCGGGCGACCCGGTCGGCGTCGAGCAGGAGATGTGGGCCCTGCTGGTCCTCTACCAGCTTCTGCGCCGAGCGATGGTCGAGGCGGCGGAGTCCCGGCCGGGCACCGATCCCGACCGCTGCGGCTTCACCATCGCCTACCAGACCGCCCGTGACCTGCTGATCCGCGCGGAGGGAGTCCTCGAGCAGGGTATGGGGGCGATCGGCCGCCGTGTCTTGTCGGCGCTGCTGCCGGCACGTCGGCCGCGCGTCAGCACCCGCAAGGTCAAGTCGCCCATCTCCCGGTATGCAGAACGGAAACTGGACGGCCGCCCCGACACCAGCCAGACGGTGGCCTCCGTGACGATCACCCTCCTGCCGCCCCCGCCACCCCACCCCGAACTGCCGGCGACCACCGTCCCCCAGTACGTCGGCCCCGGCAAGACCAGCAACCGCATGGCGCGAGTCCTCACCATGCTGCAGCAAGAACCCGAGCGGCACTGGCAGGCCAGAGAGATCGCCGAACTCCTCGGCGACGTCACCCTCGTCACCACCTACCGGCAGCTCACCCGCTGGGCTGAGAAAGGGCTGATCAAGAAGATCCGCAGGGGCCGCTACACGGCAGCCGCCACACCAGCGGCCCCCACCTTGCACCCCGGCCGAAATCCTTAA
- a CDS encoding protease inhibitor I42 family protein: protein MLAVAATVGAVAVHKMTTGKLDHGTVFTQTSGKLTVKPGELFSIEVFAYREAGDNWTMATPAPDPATVQATGDEYVDNFGIKDMPVLGGTGNLGTGGHYYFTFRAQNPGSTTITLHVAYRDELGSVRGGMSGGLPSAAARVRPGDP from the coding sequence GTGCTGGCTGTCGCAGCCACCGTGGGCGCGGTGGCCGTCCACAAGATGACCACCGGCAAACTCGACCACGGTACGGTGTTCACCCAGACCTCCGGAAAACTCACCGTCAAACCTGGGGAGTTGTTCTCGATCGAGGTGTTCGCCTACCGGGAGGCGGGCGACAACTGGACCATGGCCACCCCAGCCCCCGACCCGGCCACCGTGCAGGCCACCGGCGACGAGTACGTCGACAACTTCGGCATCAAGGACATGCCCGTCCTCGGCGGAACCGGAAACCTCGGCACCGGGGGCCACTACTACTTCACCTTCCGCGCCCAGAACCCCGGCAGCACCACCATCACCCTGCACGTCGCCTACCGCGACGAGCTCGGGAGTGTCCGTGGAGGCATGTCTGGAGGTCTGCCTTCCGCGGCTGCGCGAGTACGGCCTGGTGATCCCTGA